One part of the Solea solea chromosome 1, fSolSol10.1, whole genome shotgun sequence genome encodes these proteins:
- the LOC131466190 gene encoding coiled-coil domain-containing protein 178, with translation MPDVEPLRYPSREGRPSQQDQADLGVVCSGRRRTCALLNSPSPYVNNAIHHMHELKMAVENWCQQCGKYQPHMDQEKQQYSKTLRFQPRDSDTEAVMTTELFVEGFAISARGSTTLSPLLKKINDVLGEVMCLIERLEADRQNAEEALHREKRRKTFLEKKVGSISLWKQQEHSSVVQKARESCTRDVSELKLKLKLEKGKLHQVQGKLSETEMLNRHLHEDINFAKKQIPIAKENLDLQKNLINEINTAQAEADEVYSETQSDLLVVQKELKKMEEDANNEKISLDHALMVMKNQLADRLEDLNQLKMLEEGVCGEIDTAEKTVALAEEKCAAVTQHIPEMTELERTEKERILHLKPEIENTVQKNKKLKEKIIALREDIERSKLNGGAEVSCIEEQLHSKSNAAAALRKVEHYKMQIFESEKAVAQMCTETKQMLQKIADSDEQWGKAKEEVTRIVAQHSVIQAKLEQQEQLTFLEEQRARKEIEDLKKDLTGHITVLELLKGQCADIKEEMKRQKRSSDLSRQKLQKDFEDALSATEALETKIKKIRKETEILEKIQLEHRNTLLDLEEEKERRRDHLKAAQDLHAATIKRYDDTQERISDLIRRSKEYQDASEQMEQIVESMPEIIAELQSAFDAVDFQNKSAALIMSTLQSDINNCQRQTQRSMQTHTAHVRARKKQMEETKEALEIALKENKQLATEYKGLKKILMEAKQEAASALSNKNHEHRSFHYYTQLSLLQKRMHKALVKYFKQRNLYSRAELDRCQARSQETNQKIKTAQEELSEEIQLISAFLHSLTDDSTTSHDVGVNKQAGPDAAGSR, from the exons ATGCCCGACGTGGAACCTCTCAGATATCCATCGAGGGAGGGACGACCGAGTCAACAAG ATCAAGCAGATCTCGGAGTCGTTTGCTCTGGTCGACGTCGCACGTGTGCTTTGCTCAACAGTCCCTCGCCATATGTCAACAATGCTATTCACCATATGCACGAGCTTAAGATGGCTGTGGAAAATTGGTGTCAACAG TGTGGGAAATATCAACCACACATGGACCAGGAGAAGCAGCAATACAGCAAAACTTTAAG atttcaGCCCAGGGACTCAGACACTGAGGCAGTGATGACTACAGAGTTGTTTGTCGAAGGCTTTGCAATTAGTGCGCGAG GAAGTACAACATTATCGCCactattgaagaaaataaatgacgtCCTTGGAGAGGTTATGTGTCTGATCGAGCGTCTGGAGGCTGATCGTCAGAACGCAGAAGAAGCCctccacagagagaagaggagaaaaacattCTTGGAGAAGAAAGTTGGCAGTATTTCACTGTGGAAGCAGCAAGAGCATTCTTCAGTTGTCCAAAAAG CACGAGAGTCTTGCACGAGAGACGTCTCTGAACTGAAGTTGAAGCTGAAACTGGAAAAGGGAAAACTTCACCAGGTCCAAGGGAAACTATCAGAGACGGAGATGTTGAACCGGCATTTACATGAGGACATCAACTTTGCCAAAAAACAAATTCCCATCGCGAAAGAAAACCTGGACCTCCAGAAGAACCTCATAAACGAAATCAACACTGCCCAAGCTGAG GCTGACGAAGTTTACTCCGAAACACAAAGTGATCTCCTCGTGGTCCAGAAGGAGTTAAAAAAGATGGAAGAGGACGCCAACAATGAAAAGATATCATTGGACCATGCACTGATGGTGATGAAGAATCAGCTGGCTGACAGACT GGAAGACTTAAACCAGTTGAAGATGCTTGAGGAAGGTGTATGTGGTGAAATAGATACTGCTGAGAAGACCGTCGCTCTCGCAGAGGAAAAGTGTGCAGCCGTAACGCAACATATCCCAGAGATGACGGAGCTTGAGAGAACTGAAAAAGAGCGG ATTTTACATCTGAAACCTGAAATCGAGAACACGGTCCAAAAGAATAAGAAactaaaagagaaaataattgcACTGCGGGAAGATATCGAGAGATCT AAACTTAATGGGGGAGCAGAGGTTTCCTGCATAGAAGAGCAACTCCATTCAAAAAGCAATGCTGCCGCAGCTCTCCGCAAAGTTGAACATTACAAGATGCAGATTTTTGAGAG TGAGAAAGCAGTGGCGCAGATGTGCACGGAGACGAAGCAGATGCTCCAGAAAATCGCTGACAGCGATGAGCAGTGGGGAAAGGCCAAGGAGGAAGTGACCCGCATTGTAGCCCAGCACAGTGTCATTCAGGCTAagctggagcagcaggagcagctcacctTCCTGGAGGAACAGAGAGCCAGG AAAGAGATTGAAGACCTGAAGAAAGACCTGACAGGTCACATAACTGTGCTCGAGCTGCTGAAG gGTCAGTGCGCAGACATTAAGGAGGAAATGAAACGACAGAAAAGAAGCTCAGACCTCTCCAGACAAAAACTTCAGAAAGACTTTGAAGACGCACTTTCAGCAACAGAAGCCCTAGAGACGAAAATCAAG AAAATACggaaagagacagaaatcttGGAAAAGATCCAGCTCGAGCACAGGAACACGTTACTCGACCTcgaggaggagaaagaacgcAGGCGTGATCACCTGAAAGCCGCACAA GATTTACACGCTGCGACTATAAAGAGATATGACGACACTCAGGAGAGGATCAGTGACCTCATAAGGAGGAGCAAAGAATACCAAGATGCTTCAGAACAAATGGAACAAATAGTTGAAAGCATGCCAGAAATCATAGCAGAACTTCA AAGTGCGTTTGATGCTGTGGATTTCCAAAACAAATCAGCTGCTCTCATAATGAGCACCTTGCAGTCTGATATTAATAACTGCCAACGACAAACACAGCGAtccatgcagacacacactgctCACGTTAGAGCAAGAAAAAAGCAAATGGAAGAAACCAAG gAAGCACTGGAAATTGCACTGAAGGAGAACAAACAGCTGGCAACAGAGTACAAAGGTCTTAAGAAGATTCTCATGGAGGCCAAACAAGAGGCAGCATCAGCACTTAGCAACAAGAACCACGAGCATAGATCTTTTCATTATTACACACAG CTCTCTTTGTTGCAGAAGAGGATGCACAAAGCTTTGGTGAAATACTTCAAACAACGCAACCTCTACAGCCGGGCTGAACTGGATCGGTGCCAGGCTCGCTCTCAAGAGACCaaccagaaaataaaaacagcccag GAGGAGTTGTCAGAAGAAATCCAGCTCATCTCTGCCTTCCTGCATTCCTTGACAGATGACTCTACTACCAGTCATGATGTCGGGGTGAACAAACAAGCCGGTCCAGATGCTGCTGGATCGAGATGA